The following coding sequences lie in one Xanthomonas hortorum pv. pelargonii genomic window:
- a CDS encoding ABC-F family ATP-binding cassette domain-containing protein: MISLRNFSMRRGERLLLSNVDLTMHAGYRVGVVGRNGTGKSSLFAAVKGELEADKGDVDLPGKVRTASVSQETPSLPDPALSFVLGGDIEVSAILQEEAAATAREDWEAVANAHQKMAELGAYDAEARAGKLLHGLGFPAETHHRAVSSFSGGWRVRLNLARALMMPSDLLLLDEPTNHLDMDAVLWLEQWLLKYPGTLLLISHDREFLDNVATHTLHLHGGTAKLYVGGYTDFERQRIEHLRQQQIAHEKGQAERAHLQSFIDRFKAQASKASQAQSRMKRLAKMAGTEAVRAEREFRIEFAQPNRLPFSLIRLNHLDAGYGAGSVILHDVGFGLEAGDRIGLLGPNGAGKTTLVKTLVGELEPLSGERSAHPDLRIGYFAQHTVESLHEGQSPMDHFRELSPDGSNQAFRDFLGKWNFAGDRAFEVVDGFSGGERARLALALIAWQQPNVLLLDEPTNHLDLEMREALAEALSDFEGAIVMVSHDRHLIGLVCDSFWRVADGVVEPFAGDLDEYAAWLRSRPAAQGTKQKLAEVAPTPPPPTKPLPPKKVVNPHKLASAEKRVGELEAALAELDRQLANPANYPDSEKMAVLGRDREATAQLLAGAEAAWMELIEGA, from the coding sequence ATGATTTCCCTGCGCAACTTCTCCATGCGACGCGGCGAGCGTCTGCTGTTGTCCAACGTCGACCTGACCATGCATGCCGGCTACCGCGTCGGTGTGGTGGGCCGTAATGGCACCGGCAAGTCGAGCCTGTTCGCCGCGGTGAAGGGCGAACTGGAAGCGGACAAGGGCGATGTCGACCTGCCCGGCAAGGTGCGCACCGCCAGCGTTTCGCAGGAAACCCCGTCGCTGCCCGATCCGGCGCTGTCGTTCGTGCTCGGTGGCGATATCGAGGTGTCGGCCATCCTGCAGGAAGAAGCTGCAGCGACTGCGCGCGAGGATTGGGAAGCGGTCGCCAACGCGCACCAGAAGATGGCGGAGCTTGGCGCCTACGACGCCGAAGCGCGTGCCGGCAAGCTGCTGCACGGCCTGGGCTTCCCGGCCGAGACCCATCACCGCGCGGTGTCTTCGTTCTCCGGCGGCTGGCGCGTGCGCCTGAATCTGGCGCGCGCGCTGATGATGCCCAGCGACCTGTTGCTGCTCGACGAACCGACCAACCACTTGGACATGGACGCAGTGCTGTGGCTGGAGCAATGGCTGCTCAAGTACCCGGGCACCTTGCTGCTGATTTCGCATGACCGCGAGTTCCTCGACAACGTGGCCACCCACACGCTGCATCTGCACGGCGGCACCGCCAAGCTGTACGTCGGCGGCTATACCGATTTCGAACGCCAGCGCATCGAACATCTGCGTCAGCAGCAGATCGCGCACGAAAAGGGCCAGGCCGAGCGCGCGCATCTGCAGAGCTTCATCGACCGCTTCAAGGCACAGGCCAGCAAGGCCAGCCAGGCGCAGAGCCGCATGAAGCGGCTGGCCAAGATGGCCGGCACCGAAGCGGTACGCGCCGAGCGCGAGTTCCGCATCGAATTCGCCCAGCCAAACCGGCTGCCGTTTTCGCTGATCCGGCTGAATCATCTGGACGCCGGCTACGGCGCCGGTTCGGTGATCCTGCACGACGTCGGGTTCGGGTTGGAAGCTGGCGATCGGATTGGCTTGCTCGGTCCCAACGGTGCGGGTAAGACCACGTTGGTCAAGACTTTGGTGGGCGAGTTGGAGCCGTTGTCTGGCGAACGCAGTGCGCATCCGGATCTGCGCATCGGCTACTTCGCCCAGCACACGGTGGAGTCGCTGCACGAAGGCCAGTCGCCAATGGATCACTTCCGCGAGCTGTCGCCGGATGGCTCCAATCAGGCATTCCGCGACTTCCTGGGCAAGTGGAACTTCGCCGGCGACCGCGCCTTCGAAGTGGTGGACGGTTTCTCCGGTGGCGAGCGCGCGCGTCTGGCGTTGGCCCTGATCGCCTGGCAGCAGCCGAACGTGCTGCTGCTCGACGAACCGACCAACCACTTGGATCTGGAAATGCGCGAAGCGCTGGCCGAGGCGCTGAGCGACTTCGAAGGCGCCATCGTGATGGTCTCGCATGACCGCCATCTGATCGGCCTGGTCTGCGACAGTTTCTGGCGCGTGGCCGACGGCGTGGTCGAACCGTTCGCCGGCGACCTGGACGAATACGCCGCCTGGCTGCGCAGCCGCCCGGCCGCGCAAGGCACCAAGCAAAAGCTGGCCGAGGTCGCCCCGACCCCGCCACCGCCGACCAAACCGCTGCCGCCGAAGAAAGTCGTCAACCCGCACAAACTGGCCAGCGCCGAGAAGCGTGTGGGCGAGCTGGAAGCGGCATTGGCGGAACTGGATCGGCAACTGGCCAATCCGGCCAACTACCCCGACAGCGAAAAGATGGCCGTGCTGGGCCGCGATCGCGAGGCCACCGCGCAGTTGTTGGCGGGCGCCGAGGCGGCGTGGATGGAGTTGATTGAGGGCGCGTAA
- a CDS encoding IS5 family transposase (programmed frameshift), which produces MEITPAQFSLIEHCLPAQRGDVSMTNLQVVNAILYVAEHGCKWRGLPKRFGNWHTVYTRMNRWAKAGVLDRMFAQLQKSQIVRIKIEAVSLDSTSVKVHPDGTGALKKNGPQAVGKSRGGWNTKIHMVAADARTAITFGLTPGNVHDAPAGRALLEHLGPVERPIHLLMDRAYEGNETRQLALDLGFVPVVPPKSNRVEPWEYNREMYKRRNEVERLFRRLKGYRRIFSRFEKLDVMFLGFLSFVLVVDGLRMC; this is translated from the exons ATGGAGATCACGCCAGCACAATTTTCTCTGATCGAACACTGCCTGCCGGCGCAGCGCGGCGATGTCAGCATGACCAACCTGCAAGTGGTCAACGCCATCCTTTACGTTGCCGAGCATGGCTGCAAATGGCGCGGCCTACCCAAGCGCTTTGGCAACTGGCATACGGTCTACACACGCATGAACCGTTGGGCCAAGGCGGGTGTGCTGGACCGGATGTTCGCCCAATTGCAGAAGTCCCAGATCGTGCGCATCAAGATCGAAGCAGTCTCGCTGGACTCCACCAGCGTCAAGGTCCATCCCGATGGCACGGGTGCATTAAA AAAAAACGGCCCGCAGGCCGTCGGCAAGTCTCGCGGTGGATGGAACACCAAGATTCATATGGTTGCCGCAGATGCTCGAACAGCCATCACCTTTGGATTGACGCCTGGCAACGTGCATGACGCACCTGCAGGCCGCGCGTTGCTTGAACACCTGGGGCCAGTGGAGCGGCCGATTCATTTGTTGATGGACCGTGCTTACGAAGGCAACGAAACACGCCAGTTGGCGCTCGATCTTGGCTTCGTGCCGGTGGTCCCGCCGAAATCCAATCGGGTCGAGCCTTGGGAATACAACCGGGAGATGTACAAGCGGCGTAACGAAGTGGAGAGACTGTTCCGTCGCTTGAAAGGCTACCGCCGGATTTTCTCGCGCTTCGAGAAGCTGGATGTCATGTTCCTTGGATTCCTCAGCTTCGTCCTAGTCGTTGATGGGCTTCGGATGTGTTAA
- a CDS encoding IS3 family transposase (programmed frameshift) has protein sequence MSSKRYTDEFKIEAVRQVTDRGFKVAEVAERLGVTTHSLYAWLRTFGKSGVVHRAEVDQSAEVRRLKAELRRVTEERDILGKGRRVLCQGVKAKYAFMQAHCGEFRVCAMCRVLRVNRSGYYAWLCSPNSERAKEDDRLLGLIKHHWLASGSVYGHRKITTDLRDLGERCSRHRVHRLMRTEGLRAQVGYGRKPRFHGGMQCKAAANLLDRQFDVTEPDTAWASDFTFIRTHEGWMYLAVVIDLFSRQVVGWAMRDRADTELVVQALLSAVWRRKPNTGCLVHSDQGSVYTSDDWRSFLASHGLVCSMSRRGNCHDNAPVESFFGLLKRERIRRRTYPTKDAARAEVFDYIEMFYNPNRRHGSTGDLSPVEFERRYAQRGS, from the exons ATGAGCAGCAAGCGGTATACGGATGAGTTCAAGATCGAGGCGGTCCGGCAAGTGACTGATCGTGGGTTCAAGGTGGCAGAAGTCGCCGAGCGGCTGGGTGTCACGACGCACAGCCTGTACGCCTGGCTGCGCACGTTCGGCAAGTCTGGCGTGGTGCATCGCGCCGAGGTGGACCAGAGCGCCGAGGTTCGGCGGCTGAAGGCAGAGTTGCGTCGAGTGACCGAGGAGCGCGACATCCTAG GAAAAGGCCGCCGCGTACTTTGCCAAGGGGTAAAGGCAAAGTACGCCTTCATGCAAGCCCACTGCGGGGAATTCAGGGTGTGTGCGATGTGCCGGGTATTGCGGGTCAACCGGTCGGGTTATTACGCCTGGTTGTGCTCGCCCAACAGTGAGCGCGCCAAGGAAGATGATCGCTTGCTTGGACTAATCAAGCACCACTGGCTGGCCAGCGGCAGTGTCTATGGGCATCGCAAGATCACCACGGATCTGCGCGATCTGGGTGAGCGTTGTAGTCGCCATCGGGTGCATCGGCTGATGCGCACCGAGGGACTGCGTGCCCAGGTGGGCTATGGTCGCAAACCGCGCTTCCATGGAGGGATGCAGTGCAAGGCGGCTGCCAATCTGCTTGACCGACAGTTCGACGTGACGGAGCCGGACACGGCCTGGGCGAGCGATTTCACCTTCATCCGCACGCATGAAGGCTGGATGTACCTGGCTGTTGTGATCGATCTGTTTTCCAGGCAGGTCGTCGGCTGGGCGATGCGCGATCGGGCCGACACCGAGTTGGTCGTGCAGGCCTTGTTGTCTGCGGTGTGGCGGCGCAAACCCAACACTGGTTGCTTGGTTCACTCGGACCAAGGGTCTGTCTACACCAGCGATGACTGGCGCAGTTTCCTGGCGTCCCATGGCTTGGTGTGCAGCATGAGTCGGCGTGGCAACTGCCACGACAACGCACCCGTAGAGAGCTTCTTCGGCCTGCTCAAACGCGAGCGGATCAGGCGGCGGACCTATCCCACCAAGGACGCCGCTCGCGCCGAGGTATTCGACTACATCGAGATGTTCTACAACCCCAACCGCCGCCACGGTTCAACTGGCGACTTGTCCCCTGTAGAGTTTGAACGGCGCTACGCGCAACGAGGGTCTTGA
- a CDS encoding MFS transporter: MLRLTALLLGVALLLTGSGLLGTLLAVRGGQAGFDARALGLIMSGYFAGFFLGTFFAPPLIRRIGHIRAFAFYASLAAIAVLLHPIWLNAWGWGLLRLVTGAALVGLYTVIESWLNAEPDARRRSRVFSVYMAINLSALALGQILLTAGDASAPAMFTLTAILICAAVMPVMTTRLIPPEVPHVSRLRLKTLYALAPVATIGAGLSGLAMGAFWGLLPVYANRIGLDADGVAMFMLTAIIGGAVLQWPIGRISDGHDRRIGLVTVSVLAAGIAIAAAVPMVQAQTTMLFVLFFVYGGLAFSLYPFAVAHMLDYLPREDLLSGCSSLLLVHGVGAAIGPALAGGAMQKFGPAALPVYFAVMLLALAGFTLARLLRFTRRRTHPISFRPMLRTTPSALELMPETQQTEAAPRTQNG; encoded by the coding sequence ATGTTGCGACTGACCGCCTTATTGCTGGGCGTGGCCCTGTTGCTGACCGGCAGCGGGCTGCTCGGCACCTTGCTTGCCGTGCGCGGTGGCCAGGCCGGCTTCGATGCGCGTGCGCTGGGCCTGATCATGTCCGGGTATTTTGCCGGCTTCTTTCTCGGCACCTTCTTCGCGCCGCCACTGATTCGTCGCATCGGGCATATCCGAGCGTTTGCTTTTTATGCGTCATTGGCTGCCATTGCGGTGCTGCTGCATCCGATCTGGTTGAACGCCTGGGGCTGGGGATTGCTGCGATTGGTCACCGGCGCGGCCTTGGTCGGCCTGTACACGGTGATCGAAAGCTGGCTCAACGCCGAGCCGGATGCGCGCCGACGCAGCCGGGTGTTTTCGGTGTACATGGCGATCAATCTGTCCGCGCTGGCGCTGGGCCAGATCCTGCTCACGGCCGGCGACGCAAGTGCGCCGGCGATGTTCACGCTAACAGCGATCCTGATCTGCGCGGCAGTGATGCCGGTGATGACCACACGATTGATTCCGCCCGAGGTGCCGCACGTGTCGCGTTTGCGCCTGAAAACGCTGTACGCGTTGGCGCCGGTAGCGACCATCGGCGCGGGATTGTCGGGCCTGGCAATGGGCGCGTTCTGGGGCTTGTTGCCGGTGTACGCCAACCGCATCGGGCTGGATGCCGATGGCGTGGCGATGTTCATGCTCACCGCGATCATCGGCGGCGCGGTATTGCAGTGGCCGATCGGGCGCATCAGCGATGGCCATGACCGGCGCATCGGCCTGGTCACGGTCAGTGTGCTGGCAGCCGGCATTGCGATAGCCGCCGCGGTGCCGATGGTGCAGGCGCAGACCACCATGCTGTTCGTGCTGTTCTTCGTCTATGGCGGGTTGGCGTTTTCGCTGTATCCGTTCGCAGTGGCGCACATGCTCGATTACCTGCCACGCGAAGATCTGCTCTCCGGCTGCAGCAGTTTGTTGCTGGTGCATGGCGTGGGCGCGGCGATCGGCCCGGCCTTGGCTGGTGGCGCAATGCAGAAATTCGGGCCGGCAGCACTGCCGGTGTACTTCGCTGTGATGCTGCTGGCACTGGCCGGCTTCACCCTGGCGCGCTTGCTGCGCTTCACGCGCCGCCGCACCCATCCGATCTCCTTCCGCCCGATGCTGCGTACGACGCCGTCGGCACTGGAATTGATGCCGGAAACGCAGCAAACCGAAGCGGCGCCACGCACCCAAAATGGCTGA
- a CDS encoding FmdB family zinc ribbon protein gives MPIYGFQCTTCGHAFDRLQKMADPDPQTCPACAAATIKRQITAPSFRLSGSGWYETDFKSAGEKKKNLTESSSGGEAKPTAAAESKPAAKPASKPASDPA, from the coding sequence ATGCCCATCTACGGTTTCCAGTGCACCACCTGCGGTCACGCTTTCGACCGCCTGCAGAAGATGGCCGACCCCGATCCGCAGACCTGCCCGGCCTGCGCGGCGGCCACGATCAAGCGCCAGATCACCGCGCCCTCCTTCCGCCTGTCCGGTAGCGGCTGGTACGAAACCGACTTCAAGTCGGCAGGCGAGAAGAAGAAAAACCTCACCGAGAGCAGCAGCGGTGGCGAAGCCAAGCCGACAGCAGCCGCCGAGAGCAAACCCGCCGCCAAGCCCGCGTCCAAGCCAGCATCCGATCCGGCATGA